Proteins encoded by one window of Xanthomonas sp. DAR 80977:
- a CDS encoding tryptophan--tRNA ligase codes for MTTRVLTGITTSGTPHLGNYVGAIRPALQASLRPGIESFYFLADLHSLIKAQDPARTQRSTLEIAASWLAAGLDPSKVWFYRQSDVPETNELTWFLTCVAGKGILNRAHAYKAAVDKNRADGEDDDAGVSAGLFMYPVLMAADILLFNAQQVPVGRDQIQHIEMARDFGQRFNHVYGRDYFTLPEALIDENVATLPGLDGRKMSKSYDNTIPLFAPREELKKRVFSIVTDSRAPGEPKDTEGSALFQLYQAFANAEETAAFAQAFAAGIGWGEAKQQLFERIDAEIAPMRVRYEALMARPGDIEAILRDNAQRLRERYATPFLAELRHAVGLRDLSLREAGHADAAAARQALPSFKQYREGDGRFYFKLLDGEGALLLQSGGFDSPREAGRVIGTLKQADRADALQGAELTLAVPAETVLAALQRLRDAG; via the coding sequence ATGACCACCCGCGTCCTTACCGGCATCACCACCTCCGGCACCCCGCACCTGGGCAATTACGTCGGCGCGATCCGCCCGGCGCTGCAGGCCAGCCTGCGCCCAGGCATCGAGAGCTTCTATTTCCTGGCCGACCTGCACAGCCTGATCAAGGCGCAGGACCCGGCGCGTACCCAGCGCTCCACGCTGGAGATCGCCGCCTCGTGGCTGGCCGCCGGGCTGGATCCGTCGAAGGTGTGGTTCTACCGCCAGTCGGACGTGCCGGAAACCAACGAACTGACCTGGTTCCTGACCTGCGTCGCCGGCAAGGGCATCCTCAACCGCGCCCACGCCTACAAGGCGGCGGTGGACAAGAACCGCGCCGACGGCGAGGACGACGATGCCGGGGTCAGCGCGGGATTGTTCATGTACCCGGTGCTGATGGCCGCCGACATCCTGCTGTTCAACGCGCAGCAGGTGCCGGTGGGCCGCGACCAGATCCAGCACATCGAGATGGCGCGCGATTTCGGCCAGCGCTTCAACCACGTCTACGGCCGCGACTATTTCACCCTGCCCGAAGCGCTGATCGACGAGAACGTGGCCACCTTGCCCGGGCTGGACGGGCGCAAGATGAGCAAGAGCTACGACAACACGATTCCGTTGTTCGCCCCGCGCGAGGAGCTGAAGAAGCGCGTGTTTTCGATCGTCACCGATTCGCGCGCGCCCGGCGAGCCGAAGGACACCGAGGGGTCGGCGCTGTTCCAGCTGTACCAGGCCTTCGCCAATGCCGAGGAGACCGCCGCGTTCGCGCAGGCCTTCGCCGCCGGCATCGGCTGGGGCGAGGCCAAGCAGCAGCTGTTCGAGCGCATCGATGCGGAGATCGCGCCGATGCGCGTGCGCTACGAGGCGCTGATGGCGCGCCCGGGCGACATCGAGGCGATCCTGCGCGACAACGCGCAGCGCCTGCGCGAACGCTACGCCACGCCGTTCCTGGCCGAGCTGCGGCATGCGGTGGGCCTGCGCGACCTGTCGCTGCGCGAGGCCGGGCACGCCGATGCCGCCGCGGCCAGGCAGGCGCTGCCGAGCTTCAAGCAGTACCGCGAAGGCGACGGCCGCTTCTACTTCAAGTTGCTCGACGGCGAGGGCGCGCTGCTGCTGCAGAGCGGCGGTTTCGATTCGCCGCGCGAGGCCGGGCGCGTGATCGGCACGCTCAAGCAGGCCGATCGCGCCGATGCGCTGCAAGGGGCGGAACTCACCCTGGCGGTGCCGGCCGAGACGGTGCTGGCGGCGCTGCAGCGGTTGCGCGACGCGGGCTGA
- a CDS encoding CsbD family protein, which produces MNKDIISGKWTQLKGKIKAQWGDLTDDDFDVAAGNAQYLSGKLQERYGWDRDRAEKEVRTFQDGLGKEYRD; this is translated from the coding sequence ATGAACAAAGACATCATTTCCGGCAAGTGGACCCAGCTCAAGGGCAAGATCAAGGCCCAGTGGGGCGACCTGACCGACGACGATTTCGACGTGGCCGCCGGCAATGCGCAGTACCTGTCGGGCAAGCTGCAGGAACGCTACGGCTGGGATCGCGACCGTGCCGAGAAGGAAGTGCGCACGTTCCAGGACGGCCTGGGCAAGGAATACCGCGACTGA
- a CDS encoding entericidin A/B family lipoprotein, with the protein MKRTFAWMLLAMFSVGLLSGCNTVAGAGKDVKSAGEKVEDAAKN; encoded by the coding sequence ATGAAGCGTACTTTTGCGTGGATGCTGCTGGCGATGTTCTCGGTGGGCCTGCTGTCGGGCTGCAACACGGTTGCCGGTGCCGGCAAGGACGTGAAGAGCGCCGGCGAGAAGGTCGAAGACGCGGCCAAGAACTGA
- a CDS encoding entericidin A/B family lipoprotein → MKRLLTLMMLTLFCGGMLTGCNTMAGAGKDMQKAGDKVETKADDCKDGKC, encoded by the coding sequence ATGAAGCGACTGCTCACCTTGATGATGCTGACCCTGTTCTGCGGGGGCATGCTGACTGGCTGCAACACCATGGCCGGTGCCGGCAAGGACATGCAGAAGGCCGGCGATAAAGTGGAAACCAAGGCCGACGATTGCAAAGACGGCAAGTGCTGA
- the rocF gene encoding arginase: MSSSFLPVSLIGVPTDIGAGHRGARMGPEALRIAGLHEALANRGIEVRDLGNLDGPRNPWQSPVGGYRHLDEVVAWNRALMEASYAELRAGRMPIMLGGDHCLGIGSITAVARHCREQGRKLRVLWLDAHSDFNTSEVTPSGNVHGMPVACLCGLGPQALTELGGAAPALRPEQVRQIGIRSVDPDEKRLIKQHRIDVYDMRYIDEMGMKRTMEAALDGLDAQTHLHVSFDVDFLDPSIAPGVGTTVPGGPNYREAQLVMEMIADSGRMGSLDIVELNPVLDHRNLTAELAVDLVESLFGKSTLMRD, from the coding sequence ATGAGTTCCTCTTTCCTGCCGGTGTCCCTGATCGGCGTTCCCACCGACATCGGCGCCGGCCATCGTGGCGCGCGCATGGGCCCGGAGGCGCTGCGCATCGCCGGCCTGCACGAGGCGCTGGCCAATCGCGGCATCGAGGTGCGCGATCTGGGCAATCTCGACGGCCCGCGCAATCCGTGGCAATCCCCGGTCGGCGGCTACCGGCACCTGGACGAGGTGGTGGCCTGGAACCGCGCGCTGATGGAGGCCAGCTACGCCGAGCTGCGCGCCGGGCGCATGCCGATCATGCTCGGCGGCGATCATTGCCTGGGCATCGGCTCGATCACCGCGGTGGCGCGGCATTGCCGCGAGCAGGGACGCAAGCTGCGGGTGCTGTGGCTGGATGCGCATTCGGACTTCAACACCAGCGAGGTGACCCCGTCGGGCAACGTGCACGGCATGCCGGTGGCCTGCCTGTGCGGGCTGGGGCCGCAGGCACTGACCGAACTCGGCGGCGCCGCGCCGGCGCTGCGCCCGGAGCAGGTCCGCCAGATCGGCATCCGCTCGGTGGATCCGGACGAGAAACGGCTGATCAAGCAGCACCGCATCGACGTGTACGACATGCGCTACATCGACGAGATGGGCATGAAACGGACCATGGAGGCGGCGCTGGACGGGCTCGATGCGCAGACCCATCTGCACGTGAGCTTCGACGTGGATTTCCTCGACCCCAGCATCGCGCCGGGCGTCGGCACCACCGTGCCCGGCGGCCCCAACTACCGCGAGGCGCAGCTGGTGATGGAGATGATCGCCGACAGCGGGCGCATGGGCTCGCTGGACATCGTCGAACTCAATCCGGTGCTGGACCATCGCAATCTGACCGCGGAACTGGCGGTGGACCTGGTCGAGAGCCTGTTCGGCAAGTCCACGCTGATGCGCGACTGA
- a CDS encoding SPOR domain-containing protein: protein MLVRALLVVLTILNLGVALWWATQPQTPPAAPMPALPAGVATLQLVQVPPAGPAAGAPTPPGAAAAPAAADADAGASTAVSPIPGAPAADVPASAAVPATTAPAAVAAPPSPAAAPTPTPTPTKAPGADAPLAAADPVAASVCLSLGPYPDRAAAETAIAALGAHTSRPRLREVGDDDATSFRVLLPTIGGEDGVKAAVERIVAAGIRDYYPIRQGETGNAIALGQYRSREGAERRQAELARAGFNADLIPSGGSGQSRWWLDLRADSAAQATALRRQLGAPRQRALDCATLR from the coding sequence ATGCTCGTCCGCGCCCTGCTCGTCGTCCTGACCATCCTCAATCTCGGCGTCGCGCTGTGGTGGGCGACGCAGCCGCAGACCCCGCCAGCGGCGCCGATGCCGGCGCTGCCCGCAGGGGTGGCGACGCTGCAGTTGGTGCAGGTGCCGCCGGCCGGGCCAGCGGCGGGCGCGCCGACGCCACCGGGTGCCGCCGCGGCGCCGGCAGCGGCCGACGCCGACGCTGGCGCGTCGACCGCGGTGAGCCCGATTCCCGGCGCGCCCGCTGCGGACGTGCCGGCAAGCGCCGCGGTGCCGGCCACCACGGCACCAGCCGCGGTCGCCGCGCCGCCATCGCCGGCCGCTGCACCGACACCGACACCGACACCGACCAAGGCGCCTGGCGCTGACGCTCCGCTCGCCGCCGCCGACCCTGTCGCCGCGTCCGTCTGCCTGAGCCTGGGCCCGTATCCGGACCGCGCCGCCGCCGAGACGGCCATCGCCGCACTCGGCGCCCACACGTCGCGTCCGCGCCTGCGCGAGGTCGGCGACGACGACGCCACCAGCTTCCGCGTGCTGCTGCCGACCATCGGCGGCGAGGACGGGGTCAAGGCCGCGGTCGAGCGCATCGTCGCCGCCGGCATCCGCGACTACTACCCGATCCGCCAGGGCGAGACCGGCAACGCCATCGCCCTGGGCCAGTACCGCAGCCGCGAAGGCGCCGAGCGCCGCCAGGCCGAGCTGGCCCGCGCCGGCTTCAACGCCGACCTGATCCCCAGCGGCGGCAGCGGCCAGTCGCGCTGGTGGCTGGACCTGCGCGCGGATTCGGCGGCGCAGGCCACCGCGCTGCGCCGGCAACTCGGCGCGCCGCGGCAGCGCGCACTGGACTGCGCCACGCTGCGCTAG
- a CDS encoding type III pantothenate kinase encodes MSDWLFDLGNSRFKFAALERGRAAAVQAWPHGAEAMDAAAVAALPRGDTAYVASVAAPALTATVLDALRSRFAQVQVARTAAVCAGVRIAYAQPHKFGVDRFLALLAAHGSGDVLVVGVGTALTLDLLDRDGLHHGGRIAPSPTTMRQALQQRAAQLPAEGGDYREFAADTADALASGCDGAALALIERSLQQGEALLARRPRLLLHGGGAPALLHGLPGAEQRPSLVLDGLALWAQAHAAAERAG; translated from the coding sequence ATGAGCGACTGGCTGTTCGACCTGGGCAATTCGCGCTTCAAGTTCGCCGCGCTGGAACGCGGCCGCGCCGCCGCGGTGCAGGCCTGGCCGCACGGCGCCGAAGCGATGGACGCGGCCGCGGTGGCGGCGTTGCCGCGCGGGGATACCGCCTATGTCGCCAGCGTCGCCGCGCCGGCCTTGACCGCGACGGTGCTGGACGCGCTGCGCAGCCGCTTCGCGCAGGTGCAGGTGGCGCGCACCGCGGCCGTCTGCGCCGGCGTGCGCATCGCCTACGCGCAGCCGCACAAGTTCGGCGTGGACCGTTTCCTGGCATTGCTCGCCGCGCACGGCAGCGGCGACGTGCTGGTGGTCGGGGTCGGCACCGCGCTGACCCTGGACCTGCTCGATCGCGACGGCCTGCACCACGGCGGGCGCATCGCGCCGTCGCCGACCACGATGCGCCAGGCCCTGCAGCAGCGCGCCGCGCAACTGCCGGCCGAGGGCGGCGACTATCGCGAGTTCGCCGCCGATACCGCCGATGCGCTGGCCTCCGGTTGCGACGGCGCGGCGCTGGCGCTGATCGAACGCAGCCTGCAGCAGGGCGAGGCGCTGCTGGCGCGGCGGCCGCGGCTGCTGCTGCACGGCGGCGGCGCGCCGGCCCTGCTGCACGGGTTGCCGGGCGCCGAGCAGCGGCCGTCGCTGGTGCTGGACGGGCTGGCGCTATGGGCGCAGGCGCACGCCGCGGCCGAGCGTGCCGGGTAG
- the birA gene encoding bifunctional biotin--[acetyl-CoA-carboxylase] ligase/biotin operon repressor BirA: protein MDERELLARLSQGRLSGDALARSFGLTRAAVWKRIQGLRAAGVEIDGRAGEGYGLARPLELLEAERIRAALAPAARDELAGLEIAWSLASSNSTLLARPAPARGSEVLLAERQTGGRGRRGRVWASPLAAHLYLSVARGFDGGLGRLGGLSLAAGVAVAEALRAAGFATVGLKWPNDLLADGHKLGGLLVEGGGEFAGPARAVIGLGLNVRMPAASAASIGQPWTDLATLAGAEAEVSRNAIAAAVLSHLLPALALFDAQGLVPFLPRYAALDLLAGRAIRIDEGGVAREGVALGLADDGALRVAFADGERPLHAGEVSVRPA from the coding sequence GTGGACGAGCGCGAACTACTGGCCCGGCTCAGCCAGGGCCGCCTTTCCGGCGACGCCCTGGCGCGGTCGTTCGGGCTGACCCGGGCCGCGGTGTGGAAGCGCATCCAGGGCCTGCGCGCGGCCGGGGTGGAGATCGACGGCCGCGCCGGCGAGGGCTACGGGCTGGCACGGCCGCTGGAATTGCTCGAGGCCGAGCGCATCCGCGCCGCGCTGGCGCCGGCCGCCCGCGACGAGCTGGCCGGGCTGGAGATCGCCTGGAGCCTGGCTTCCAGCAACAGCACCCTGCTGGCGCGGCCGGCGCCGGCGCGCGGCAGCGAGGTGTTGCTGGCCGAGCGCCAGACCGGCGGCCGCGGCCGCCGTGGCCGGGTATGGGCCTCGCCGCTGGCCGCGCACCTGTACCTGTCGGTGGCGCGCGGCTTCGACGGCGGGCTGGGGCGGCTGGGCGGGCTGAGCCTGGCCGCCGGCGTGGCCGTGGCCGAGGCGCTGCGCGCGGCCGGCTTCGCCACGGTCGGGCTGAAATGGCCGAACGACCTGCTCGCCGACGGGCACAAACTCGGCGGGCTGCTGGTCGAGGGCGGCGGCGAGTTCGCCGGGCCGGCGCGGGCGGTGATCGGCCTGGGCCTCAACGTGCGCATGCCGGCGGCCAGCGCCGCGAGCATCGGCCAGCCGTGGACCGACCTGGCCACGCTGGCCGGCGCCGAGGCCGAGGTCTCGCGCAACGCGATCGCCGCCGCGGTGCTGTCGCACCTGCTGCCGGCGCTGGCGCTGTTCGACGCACAGGGCCTGGTGCCGTTCCTGCCGCGCTATGCCGCGCTGGACCTGCTGGCCGGGCGCGCGATCCGCATCGACGAGGGCGGCGTCGCGCGCGAGGGCGTGGCGCTGGGCCTGGCCGACGACGGCGCGCTGCGGGTGGCCTTCGCCGATGGCGAGCGCCCGCTGCATGCCGGCGAAGTCAGCGTGAGGCCGGCATGA
- a CDS encoding zinc-dependent peptidase, with amino-acid sequence MAQLPAGDVPLIPRWLRWLTPAPVSIDAATWQLVRQRCAWVAALDAEREQRLRTLAAQFLQQKTISPLAGLTLDAEQRTVLAALCCLPLLEFGADGLRGWSQLLVYPDAFRVQRSHVDAAGVLHEWEDELIGESWDSGPLILSWADVQADLDDPRAGYCVAVHEMAHKLDVLDGALDGTPPLPRDWQRRWAADFQRSYDAFCKRVDRGRASEIDAYAAEAPEEFFAVVSEYHFSAPERLQREMPDVAAHLTRFYGRSPFAGA; translated from the coding sequence GTGGCACAGCTTCCTGCCGGGGATGTTCCGCTGATCCCACGCTGGTTGCGCTGGCTGACGCCCGCGCCTGTTTCGATCGACGCTGCGACCTGGCAGCTGGTACGGCAGCGCTGCGCATGGGTGGCGGCGCTGGATGCCGAGCGCGAGCAGCGGCTGCGCACGCTGGCCGCGCAATTCCTTCAACAGAAGACCATCTCGCCGCTGGCCGGGCTGACCCTGGATGCGGAGCAGCGCACCGTGCTGGCCGCGCTGTGCTGCCTGCCGCTGCTGGAGTTCGGCGCCGACGGCCTGCGCGGCTGGTCGCAGCTGCTGGTGTATCCGGACGCGTTCCGGGTGCAGCGCAGCCACGTCGATGCGGCCGGCGTGCTGCACGAATGGGAAGACGAGTTGATCGGCGAATCCTGGGACAGCGGCCCGCTGATCCTGTCCTGGGCCGACGTGCAGGCCGACCTGGACGACCCGCGCGCCGGCTACTGCGTGGCCGTGCACGAGATGGCGCACAAGCTCGACGTGCTCGACGGCGCGCTGGACGGCACGCCGCCGCTGCCGCGCGACTGGCAACGGCGCTGGGCGGCGGACTTCCAGCGCAGCTACGACGCCTTCTGCAAGCGCGTGGACCGCGGCCGCGCCAGCGAGATCGACGCCTACGCCGCCGAGGCGCCGGAAGAATTCTTCGCGGTGGTCAGCGAATACCACTTCTCCGCGCCGGAGCGCTTGCAGCGCGAGATGCCGGACGTCGCCGCCCATCTGACACGGTTCTACGGCCGCTCTCCGTTCGCTGGCGCGTGA
- a CDS encoding DUF1501 domain-containing protein, producing MHRRHFLFASAAAAASLPFAGRLFAAPAPSPRLLVVFLRGGYDSNNLLVPHASDFYYASRPTLAIARPDPANPNSAIALDAQWGLNPRLRDTLLPLWNDKQLAFVPFAGTDDLSRSHFETQDSIEAGQPAGQRSDYRSGFLARLSQVATGTPAIAFTDSLPLSFQGGGDIPNLSLKRNPTPAFDQRQAGILAQMYQGTPLASAAHEGLALRQQVSQALQDEMQQANRGAASARTFADETRRIATLMRDRYRLGFVDVGGWDTHVNQGSTDGPLATNLGNLSEGLAAYAEALGPEWRNTVVVVLSEFGRTFRENGDKGTDHGHGTTYWVMGGAVNGGRIAGEQVAVSKDKLFQDRDYPVLTNYRDLFAGLLSRMWGLSPAQLQKVFPQAHARDLKLV from the coding sequence ATGCACCGTCGCCATTTCCTGTTCGCGTCCGCCGCCGCCGCGGCGAGTCTGCCGTTCGCCGGGCGCCTGTTCGCCGCGCCGGCGCCCTCGCCGCGCCTGCTGGTGGTGTTCCTGCGCGGCGGCTACGACAGCAACAACCTGCTGGTTCCCCATGCCAGCGATTTCTACTACGCGTCGCGGCCGACCCTGGCGATCGCGCGGCCGGATCCGGCCAACCCGAACAGCGCCATCGCGCTGGACGCGCAGTGGGGGCTGAACCCGCGGCTGCGCGATACCTTGCTGCCGTTGTGGAACGACAAGCAGCTGGCGTTCGTGCCGTTCGCCGGCACCGACGACCTGTCGCGCAGCCACTTCGAGACCCAGGACAGCATCGAGGCCGGGCAGCCGGCGGGACAGCGCAGCGACTACCGCTCCGGCTTCCTGGCACGGCTGTCGCAAGTGGCCACCGGCACCCCGGCGATCGCCTTCACCGATTCGCTGCCGTTGAGCTTCCAGGGCGGCGGCGACATTCCCAACCTGTCGCTCAAGCGCAATCCGACGCCGGCGTTCGACCAGCGCCAGGCCGGGATCCTGGCGCAGATGTACCAGGGCACGCCCCTGGCCAGCGCCGCGCACGAAGGCCTGGCGCTGCGCCAGCAGGTGTCGCAGGCGCTGCAGGACGAGATGCAGCAGGCCAACCGCGGCGCCGCCAGCGCGCGCACCTTCGCCGACGAGACCCGGCGCATCGCCACGCTGATGCGCGATCGCTACCGGCTCGGCTTCGTCGACGTCGGCGGCTGGGACACCCATGTCAACCAGGGCAGCACCGACGGCCCGCTGGCCACCAATCTCGGCAACCTGTCCGAAGGCCTGGCCGCCTATGCCGAGGCGCTGGGCCCGGAATGGCGCAATACCGTGGTGGTGGTGCTGTCCGAGTTCGGCCGCACCTTCCGCGAGAACGGCGACAAGGGCACCGACCACGGCCACGGCACCACGTACTGGGTGATGGGCGGCGCGGTCAACGGCGGCCGCATCGCCGGCGAGCAGGTCGCGGTGAGCAAGGACAAGCTGTTCCAGGATCGCGACTACCCGGTGCTGACCAACTACCGCGACCTGTTCGCCGGCCTGCTGAGCCGCATGTGGGGCCTGTCGCCGGCGCAGCTGCAGAAGGTGTTCCCGCAGGCGCATGCGCGGGATCTGAAACTGGTGTGA
- a CDS encoding DUF1800 domain-containing protein produces the protein MPQPRQRPASRLRVHGRRALRNAQRLLLSLLLVLFTVAAIAGSQKVLERDDARWLQSMTTGLDSASVAQLQHDGRKRFLRDQLQASSGDAALPAAVRTQLDGYEALHTPVQELLKQLDARQQYIKAMPDGEAKVAAKKALQQRADALLAQARQAQLLRAVYSRDQLREQMVWFWLNHFSVFADKGRLHWTVADYTDNAIRPHALGKFSDLVMATLQSPAMLEYLDNAQNAKGKVNENYARELMELHTLGVDGGYSQHDVQQLALILTGVGIAPPNRDAPPKLPPPQQAQYLRRGAFEFNPARHQPGDKTLLGQEIAGGGFDEVERAVQLIVRQPACAHFVSRRLAEYFVADDPPPALVEKMARTFQRSDGDIADVLQVMFNAPEMAAGAPHKFKDPYRFLVSSLRLAYDGQTIVNPQPLLGWLSQMGEPSYGRITPDGWPLQSSAWNSSGQMAQRFEIARAIGGGNTQLFTSDGQQRGGFPQLTTPLYYQAIEPQLGEATRQALAQARSQQEWNAFLLASPDFNYR, from the coding sequence ATGCCCCAGCCCCGGCAACGTCCCGCATCGCGTCTGCGCGTGCACGGGCGCCGCGCCTTGCGCAACGCGCAACGGCTGCTGTTGTCGCTGTTGCTGGTGCTGTTCACCGTGGCCGCCATCGCCGGCAGCCAGAAGGTGCTCGAACGCGACGATGCGCGCTGGCTGCAATCGATGACCACCGGCCTGGACAGCGCCAGCGTGGCGCAGCTGCAGCACGACGGGCGCAAGCGCTTCCTGCGCGACCAGTTGCAGGCGTCCAGCGGCGATGCCGCCCTGCCTGCGGCGGTACGCACCCAGCTGGACGGCTACGAGGCGCTGCATACGCCGGTGCAGGAGCTGCTCAAGCAGCTGGATGCGCGCCAGCAGTACATCAAGGCGATGCCCGACGGCGAGGCCAAGGTCGCGGCGAAGAAGGCCTTGCAGCAACGCGCCGATGCGCTGCTGGCGCAGGCGCGGCAGGCGCAGTTGCTGCGCGCGGTGTATTCGCGCGACCAGCTGCGCGAGCAGATGGTGTGGTTCTGGCTCAACCATTTCAGCGTGTTCGCCGACAAGGGCCGCCTGCACTGGACCGTCGCCGACTACACCGACAACGCGATCCGCCCGCATGCGCTGGGCAAGTTCTCCGATCTGGTGATGGCGACGCTGCAGAGCCCGGCCATGCTCGAGTACCTGGACAACGCGCAGAACGCCAAGGGCAAGGTCAACGAGAACTACGCGCGCGAGTTGATGGAACTGCACACGCTGGGCGTGGACGGCGGCTACAGCCAGCACGACGTGCAGCAGCTGGCGCTGATCCTCACCGGCGTCGGCATCGCCCCGCCCAACCGCGACGCGCCGCCGAAGCTGCCGCCGCCGCAGCAGGCGCAGTACCTGCGCCGCGGCGCGTTCGAGTTCAATCCGGCGCGGCACCAGCCCGGCGACAAGACCCTGCTCGGCCAGGAGATCGCCGGCGGCGGTTTCGACGAGGTCGAGCGCGCGGTGCAGCTGATCGTGCGCCAACCCGCCTGCGCGCACTTCGTGTCGCGGCGCCTGGCCGAGTATTTCGTCGCCGACGATCCGCCGCCGGCGCTGGTGGAGAAGATGGCGCGCACCTTCCAGCGCAGCGATGGCGATATCGCCGACGTGCTGCAGGTGATGTTCAATGCGCCGGAAATGGCTGCCGGCGCGCCGCACAAGTTCAAGGATCCGTACCGCTTCCTGGTGTCGTCGCTGCGCCTGGCCTACGACGGGCAGACCATCGTCAATCCGCAGCCGCTGCTGGGCTGGCTGAGCCAGATGGGCGAGCCGAGCTACGGGCGCATCACGCCCGACGGCTGGCCGCTGCAGTCCAGCGCCTGGAACAGCTCCGGGCAGATGGCGCAGCGCTTCGAGATCGCGCGCGCGATCGGCGGCGGCAACACCCAGCTGTTCACCAGCGACGGCCAGCAGCGCGGCGGTTTTCCGCAGCTGACCACGCCGCTGTACTATCAGGCGATCGAACCGCAGCTCGGCGAGGCCACCCGCCAGGCGCTGGCGCAGGCGCGCTCGCAACAGGAGTGGAATGCGTTCCTGCTGGCCTCGCCCGACTTCAACTACCGCTGA